One genomic window of Dama dama isolate Ldn47 chromosome 7, ASM3311817v1, whole genome shotgun sequence includes the following:
- the ADGRF1 gene encoding adhesion G-protein coupled receptor F1 — protein sequence MRFHPLWLFSFLTITEGRDSFLEWDDGIKTKRELIVNKQKPPGSTQEYELLLQVHYRNSKEKRELTKFLKFWVPYSFFLPQPVKIIRAKATTYCGYQNGVLRCACEDSYSWFPPQCLDPQNCSLLKAGSLQSCDCHPSNLTQSVYFCERTKVWGTFKINEKFTEDLLDSSSAMYAKYATGIEMQLKEAYKEIQGFESVRVTQFRDGSIVVGYEVVGSSNTYELLSGIEQMVEKAKTYLRQLYALEEDSFRVYGEAQCNSIAFGFGSENDEYTLPCSRGYIGSITVRCQSSGWRILREMCVLSELEELKKNLSELASNNTDTEAAVSSLVQKLAMVIQQSPSTTAGNLASVVSILGGISSLKESFTVSNLTMENVINIADHILNSASLTNWTVLLQKEKDASSQLLASLENISSLVPSTALPLNFSRDFINWKGIPVSANLSNQGYNYETEFPRQNTPSPITGHVSIGPGQFKKPLPYTIISMTSLTLGNILPIAKNTNAQVNGPLISVIIPNSSIDEISLTFSKMKLNLSQPHCVFWDFSHLQWRDTGCHLENETANSVTCLCTHLTSFSVLMSPTVPPAIVPTVKWITFVGLGVSIGSLILCLTIEGLFWKRVNKNQTSHSRHICIVNIALCLLIADVWFIVAATVDTTANSSGICTAAVFFAHFFYLSLFFWMLLLGFLLAYRVIFVFHHMATPLMVAVGFCLGYGCPLIISIVTIAVTQPSNGYKRKDACWLNWSSGSKPLLAFAVPALTIVAVNLAVVLLVLTKLWRPAIGERLAQDNKVTVMRIGRSLLVLTPLLGLTWGFGIATMVDSRNLSWHIIFAFLNAFQGLFILCFGILLDSKLRQLLLNKLSPLSCWDQASKQKLSDSSVKLRFEKTFNPFQPKGHYVFSYTRESSHDIMLTQFSSVEQSRES from the exons ACTGTGGCTACCAGAACGGGGTCCTGCGCTGTGCCTGTGAAGACAGCTACTCTTGGTTtcctccccagtgcctcgaccccCAGAATTGCTCCCTTCTCAAGGCAGGATCACTCCAGAGCTGTGACTGTCATCCCAGCAACCTCACCCAGAGCGTCTATTTCTGTGAGAGAACAA AGGTTTGGGGTACtttcaaaattaatgaaaaatttacagaagacctTTTGGACTCATCTTCTGCTATGTACGCCAAATATGCCACTGGAATTGAAATGCAG CTAAAGGAAGCATACAAAGAAATCCAGGGTTTTGAATCCGTTCGAGTCACCCAGTTTCG AGATGGAAGCATCGTTGTTGGGTATGAAGTTGTTGGTTCCAGCAACACATATGAGCTCCTGTCGGGCATTGAGCAGATGGTTGAGAAGGCTAAGACATATCTGCGCCAGCTGTATGCACTAGAAGAAGACTCTTTCAGAGTGTATGGAGAAG CCCAGTGTAACAGCATTGCCTTTGGATTTGGGTCTGAGAATGACGAGTACACTCTTCCCTGTAGCCGCGGCTACATCGGAAGCATCACGGTCAGGTGCCAATCCTCTGGGTGGCGTATCCTCAGGGAGATGTGTGTGCTCTCTGAGCTGGAAGAACTGAAGAAG AATTTAAGTGAGCTTGCCAGCAACAACACTGACACTGAGGCGGCTGTGTCGTCTCTGGTGCAGAAGCTTGCGATGGTCATTCAGCAAAGCCCGTCAACCACAGCTGGGAACCTGGCTTCCGTGGTGTCAATTCTGGGCGGAATCTCATCTCTGAAGGAAAGCTTCACGGTGTCCAATTTGACAATGGAG AATGTCATCAATATAGCTGATCACATCCTTAATTCAGCTTCGCTAACCAACTGGACAGTGTTACTGCAGAAAGAAAAGGATGCCAGTTCCCAGTTATTAGCATCACTGGAAAACATCAGCTCTCTGGTACCTTCAACAGCTCTGCCTCTGAATTTTTCTCGAGACTTCATTAACTGGAAAGGGATTCCAGTATCTGCAAATCTCAGCAATCAAGGTTACAATTATGAGACTGAATTTCCCCGCCAAAATACCCCCAGTCCCATCACAGGCCATGTGTCTATTGGCCCAGGACAATTCAAGAAGCCCCTTCCATATACTATCATCAGCATGACCTCTTTGACCCTGGGGAACATTCTACCCATTGCcaaaaatacaaatgctcaggtTAATGGGCCCCTGATATCCGTTATTATCCCAAACTCTTCCATCGATGAAATTTCCCTGACTTTTTCTAAGATGAAATTGAATCTAAGCCAACCTCATTGTGTGTTTTGGGATTTCAGTCATTTGCAGTGGAGAGATACCGGCTGCCACCTAGAGAACGAAACTGCAAACTCGGTGACATGCCTCTGTACTCACCTGACCTCCTTCTCTGTGCTGATGTCCCCCACTGTCCCCCCTGCCATCGTTCCCACTGTGAAATGGATCACCTTTGTGGGGCTGGGGGTCTCCATCGGAAGTCTCATCTTATGCCTGACCATCGAAGGTCTGTTTTGGAAGCGGGTCAACAAAAACCAAACCTCACACAGCCGTCACATCTGCATAGTGAACATAGCTCTGTGCCTCCTGATTGCAGACGTCTGGTTTATTGTCGCCGCTACGGTGGACACCACAGCAAACTCTTCTGGCATCTGCACAGCTGCCGTATTCTTTGCACACTTTTTCTACCTCTCCTTGTTCTTCTGGATGCTTCTGCTCGGGTTCCTGCTGGCATATCGGGTGATCTTCGTGTTCCATCACATGGCCACACCTTTGATGGTGGCTGTTGGGTTCTGCTTGGGCTACGGGTGCCCTCTCATTATATCCATCGTCACCATTGCAGTCACGCAGCCCAGCAATGGCTACAAAAGGAAGGATGCGTGTTGGCTTAACTGGTCCAGTGGGAGCAAGCCTCTCTTGGCCTTTGCGGTTCCTGCCCTGACTATCGTGGCTGTAAATTTGGCGGTGGTGCTATTAGTTCTCACGAAGCTCTGGAGGCCAGCTATTGGAGAAAGGCTGGCCCAGGACAACAAGGTCACTGTCATGCGCATAGGGAGGAGCCTCCTCGTCCTGACCCCTCTTCTGGGGCTCACCTGGGGTTTCGGCATAGCAACAATGGTGGACAGCCGGAATCTGTCTTGGCacattatttttgcatttctcaATGCATTCCAG GGTCTTTTCATCTTATGTTTTGGAATTCTCTTGGATAGTAAG CTGCGACAGCTGCTGCTCAACAAGTTGTCTCCTTTAAGCTGCTGGGACCAGGCATCAAAG CAGAAGTTATCAGATTCATCTGTCAAACTCAGATTCGAAAAGACTTTCAACCCATTCCAACCGAAAG gcCACTATGTATTTTCCTATACTAGAGAATCCTCACATGACATCATGCTAACTCAGTTTTCATCAGTTGAACAAAGCAGGGAATCCTAA